The proteins below are encoded in one region of Clostridium pasteurianum DSM 525 = ATCC 6013:
- a CDS encoding nucleoid-associated protein: MDKIRDISINEAVLHVLDNNADEPILNNYQLDINEDSYRFILSHIERVLKDDNLRYAKFMDKKNIIKDTCQRYLDGRVNILPSSSIIAKSLFHFMNQINTIPSCDLLVVSFSTEYGPMIGILKIDYIKQYTHHIDLVDDNVGVQLTSIKTVLPDKKKIQKAAFIKPVRENQEYDLLVFDKEYLKDSDEYDKNYFVDKFLKGYLVENDRDKTKQFLNAVEIWTRSNFKNEAVKAEKLRSNIKFALNTNDEIDIYELAKKLLPFKENQENFIAYMQDRDLENIEIDKEYLEKKLSKLKIKVSSDIDLSITDDAYKDINKFEIKDNGDGSINMIIKNIENYVEK, encoded by the coding sequence ATGGATAAAATTAGAGATATAAGTATAAATGAAGCAGTGCTTCACGTGTTAGATAATAATGCAGATGAACCTATCTTGAATAATTATCAGCTGGATATTAATGAGGATTCATATAGATTTATTCTAAGTCATATAGAGAGAGTACTTAAAGATGATAATTTAAGATATGCTAAATTTATGGATAAAAAAAACATAATAAAAGATACATGTCAACGTTATTTAGACGGGAGAGTTAATATATTACCTTCATCATCTATTATAGCAAAAAGCTTATTTCATTTTATGAATCAAATAAATACTATTCCCTCATGTGACCTTTTAGTAGTTTCTTTTAGTACTGAATATGGCCCAATGATTGGGATACTAAAAATAGATTATATCAAACAATACACACATCATATTGATTTAGTAGATGATAATGTTGGAGTACAACTAACATCTATAAAAACAGTTCTTCCGGATAAAAAGAAGATACAAAAGGCTGCATTTATTAAACCTGTAAGAGAAAACCAGGAATATGATTTGTTAGTATTTGATAAAGAATACCTTAAGGATTCAGACGAATATGATAAAAATTATTTTGTAGATAAATTTCTAAAAGGCTATTTAGTTGAAAATGATAGAGATAAAACAAAGCAATTTTTAAATGCTGTAGAGATCTGGACCAGGAGTAACTTTAAAAATGAAGCAGTAAAAGCTGAAAAATTAAGAAGCAATATAAAGTTTGCATTAAACACTAATGATGAAATAGATATTTATGAATTGGCAAAGAAATTACTACCTTTTAAAGAAAATCAAGAAAACTTTATAGCTTATATGCAGGATAGGGACTTAGAAAATATTGAAATTGATAAAGAATACTTGGAGAAAAAGCTTAGTAAATTAAAAATCAAAGTAAGCAGTGATATAGATTTAAGCATAACAGATGATGCCTATAAGGATATCAATAAATTTGAAATCAAAGATAATGGTGATGGTAGCATTAATATGATAATCAAGAATATAGAAAATTACGTTGAAAAATAA